The Vigna radiata var. radiata cultivar VC1973A chromosome 6, Vradiata_ver6, whole genome shotgun sequence DNA segment GAATTGCTTTACTTTTGAACTGGATGTAAAAGAACATGTGCtgaaattgatgttttatgGCTTGTGTTTGATATGAACTGATAAGTGAGCAATTGTGAATTGTATGACTATGTATATGATgtgaattttattgtttaagagTGAAGATTCAATTTTCTGCAGATTGTGAGTAAATGGCTAAGTCAATTTCAGCGTTTGAGTCAAATTAGGGAACTTGagtagtgaatttgagaattATAGGTTAGACTTAGGTTTAAGCTATTGCAGTCACTTAGGTAAGTCATTTATGACTTATTAGAAGCATAAAAAGTGTCTGAAAGAGTCTCTAAACAGTGAATGTGAATCCAAGTTCCTAAGTGAACCAATATAGAGTTTTTGATCATAGTTCTCTGCATATCTTTTAGAGTTTTGAGTTAGGATAGTGTGTNNNNNNNNNNNNNNNNNNNNNNNNNNNNNNNNNNNNNNNNNNNNNNNNNNNNNNNNNNNNNNNNNNNNNNNNNNNNNNNNNNNNNNNNNNNNNNNNNNNNNNNNNNNNNNNNNNNNNNNNNNNNNNNNNNNNNNNNNNNNNNNNNNNNNNNNNNNNNNNNNNNNNNNNNNNNNNNNNNNNNNNNNNNNNNNNNNNNNNNNNNNNNNNNNNNNNNNNNNNNNNNNNNNNNNNNNNNNNNNNNNNNNNNNNNNNNNNNNNNNNNNNNNNNNNNNNNNNNNNNNNNNNNNNNNNNNNNNNNNNNNNNNNNNNNNNNNNNNNNNNNNNNNNNNNNNNNNNNNNNNNNNNNNNNNNNNNNNNNNNNNNNNNNNNNNNNNNNNNNNNNNNNNNNNNNNNNNNNNNNNNNNNNNNNNNNNNNNNNNNNNNNNNNNNNNNNNNNNNNNNNNNNNNNNNNNNNNNNNNNNNNNNNNNNNNNNNNNNNNNNNNNNNNNNNNNNNNNNNNNAAATTCCATCCAATCAGTGCTAATCTATGTCTGTGTTTATATATTAGCCACAACTTACCAAGGAAACAATTTTTctgctttcatttctttttattccatGCTCTTCAATTTATGACATATATTTATTCTGTTTTGTCTGTTTATCCTTTAGGAAGAAAGATACAGTCAAGCTGTTAAAAATTTGGAATTTGACGGACAACTCGGGCCTTACAATCTAAGCCATTATGAAGATTGGAAACGGTTATCTAATTTTATCACAAAAAATGTCATTGAACGGCTTGGTATGTCATTTACTTGACTGAGGTTTCTGTGTATTAAAAACTTCATTGATAAATTACTATTGTATTATATTGTTAATGTTAACTCATGAACAGAGCCAATTGGAGGTGAAATCACTGTTGAATCTGAAAATGAGATTGTTAGAAACTCTACTAAAATCCCAATGGAAGAAGCACCAGAGAAGCAGTTGAAGGTTGGCAATTCTGCATCATCTGTTGGCAAGTCTCAGAGGAAAGGATGTTATTATACTTCAATTCCACGTGTTGTTAAATGCAAGGGTATTAGTGGGCAGGAACTTACTTCTTTAAATCTTGACAAGGTTGGTATACACACATTGCTGAATGGTTGGTCCCTTAAAGTAATTGTGATAAAAAGCTTACAATAATCAATGCTCTTACCCtgaaattttacatattattatttgcTGATTTGTGAACTCTTTTTTTTGTGTTCCTTCTCAGACACAATTGATAGAAACTTTACTGGCAAAAGATTATGGCGGTTCTGAAGACATGCTTCTTGGAGAACTGCAGTTTacatttgttgtctttttggtACTGTGGacaaacatattttctttatatattttgttgaattcAATGTGACATTTTGCAATGGTGCAGATGGGTCAATCGCTAGAAGCATTTCTCCAATGGAAGTCATTAGTTAGCCTTTTGTTTGGCTGCACTGAAGCAGTAAGCATTACTTTTTAACCAGATTGGATAATGCATACATAGACTCTGTGCCTGGACTTTAGACTTGCTGGTTTATCTCATATACTTGTCTGGGTGATGACTCATGAACCAACTATCTCAAAACTTCAAGCAGTTAGGTGAAGCCATGCAAGTTGTTTTATATTGCATCGCTAACATGCACCTGTACGCAAGAACCCTTTGGGCTTGAAGGGTGGGTAACATCCCTACCCACTGAGCTCAATGTTAGAAGAATCAGGAAGGGAAATATTGAGCTTAAGACCAGCTGATCATAGggactttgataccatgttgtGAACCATCCCAAAATGTTTTAGCTGTTGGGTGAAGGCAGGGGAATGTTGTGAACAAATATTGAGC contains these protein-coding regions:
- the LOC106763251 gene encoding protein AAR2 homolog — its product is MGDFHQYNRRLAALKELVLVQLDTARERIEQNEEERYSQAVKNLEFDGQLGPYNLSHYEDWKRLSNFITKNVIERLEPIGGEITVESENEIVRNSTKIPMEEAPEKQLKVGNSASSVGKSQRKGCYYTSIPRVVKCKGISGQELTSLNLDKTQLIETLLAKDYGGSEDMLLGELQFTFVVFLMGQSLEAFLQWKSLVSLLFGCTEAPFRTRTQLFTKIIKVIHNQLKFGLQKDHMGETGSALLDDSLISADSFLHHVCKTRKFKELLESSLGWEFQLGSAVDGIYFEENDEYAPVVEMLDDEAVVS